TCTACTTTTAACTGATGGTTTTTTTTCATGACGCACCTCCGGTTTTGTTCATACGAATCAGTAAATAAATCAGATAGGGCGCCCCCAGAATTCCGGTGATGACACCTACGGGAAATCTGGTATCAAATGCAAACTGGCCAATCAGATCCCCGGCAAGTACCAGCAGGGCGCCTACGAGTCCGGCCGGCAGTTCGTTTTGTGTACCTGCACCCGCTATTCTGGTTGCGATAGGACCCGATAAAAAAGATATAAAAGCAATGGGTCCTGTTGTAGCAGTAGCAAAAGCAATTGATACAACAGCGCTCAGAATGAGTAAAATTCTTGTCCTGTCTGCGTGGAGCCCCAAGGTGATGGCAGAATCCTCTCCCAGTTCCAGAATCCGAAGATGCTTTCCCAGCAAAATAATGACAGGCGTGAAGATGATAACGACGATGGCAAGCATAGGGATTTCAGATAACTGAATTCCATTAAGGCTTCCGCTGAGCCAGCGGTATGCGGCCGGAACATCGTGTTGGGGGGCTTTCAGCAGAAGATATGAGATAAAAGCATTCAGCATTGCCTGGACACCCAGTCCTATAAGAATCAACCGCCCGCCCTCAAATTTCCCGCCTTTTGACAGGAGATAGATGAAGACGGCTGTTACAGTACCGCCAAGAACGGCTCCAACGGATACTACGGCGCCGGAAAGATTCATGATAATCAGGAGAAAGATGGCTGCGGCATTGGAACCGGAAGTCACCCCTATAATATCAGGACTTGCAAGCGGAT
The window above is part of the Novisyntrophococcus fermenticellae genome. Proteins encoded here:
- a CDS encoding FecCD family ABC transporter permease, which encodes MTAENKNRVSDGFHRRKRRYISVVVILAIAVAALCIAMLLLGNTIYSLSTVWKVLTGEAVKGATFAVRTLRLPRMLAGLLSGFAFGMAGSTFQTMLRNPLASPDIIGVTSGSNAAAIFLLIIMNLSGAVVSVGAVLGGTVTAVFIYLLSKGGKFEGGRLILIGLGVQAMLNAFISYLLLKAPQHDVPAAYRWLSGSLNGIQLSEIPMLAIVVIIFTPVIILLGKHLRILELGEDSAITLGLHADRTRILLILSAVVSIAFATATTGPIAFISFLSGPIATRIAGAGTQNELPAGLVGALLVLAGDLIGQFAFDTRFPVGVITGILGAPYLIYLLIRMNKTGGAS